ggtagccataggacaaggaaataaatttgatcacctgcaaaatggctaattattatttaatttgaAAACTTTTTTGCAGCATTGCATTTATTGCATATTATAGTATCTAGCTATGAAATAATATTCACTTTCTactgagcagttttttttttccattgtctCCTGAAACAATAGAGCGACAGATTTGTGTATCTTCTGAACAAATGGACCTACAAGAAAAATTattgcatatttgaaatcagcacAAAAAACTAAGCAAGCCTGATTATTTTCATCAGAATTGGCCATAAGATGCAGGACATAATCTCCAcaacccatgtccccccttaagcGGGATTTCGCGTCACTAGCGTCGGCATACTTGGTAGTGTGCCAGGGACGCTATCATCCGTCGACGTGTCCAGTGCTAGTCgcgtgaaatgtcgcgaaagtgaaagtatcccggaaagggatcgtccaaaaataaagcaGAAGTTTGTCAACGCGGTCCTGCGCGCACGTATGCTTGCCTATGATCTGGTCAGTCCATACCTCTGCTATTGTTATGCTGTCGCTACAAAAAGACGAAAGTACAAATAATGCATGCATCtaatcttcaacctttggcaacaggactgtgattttgtagcgataccttttcCGCTGCCACTCCTTGCGATTTGTCAGTGGTATAAGAGCGGCGCTCCGCCTGCGTTCTATGGTATTAGCCGGCAGAGATcggtggatgataagggcggcatatagaatcgagcggaatgcaTCGCTACCAAACCGCCGCGCAGGAATCGACCACGCTATCATACCCGAatgacggcgttttttttttttaattaaacagTCACTGTCCTTGTCGGCGGAGACATAGAGCGTGTAGTCGGCGCCGCTTAACACAACTTAGGTCGCCGCGACCATGTCgctagttaacacgtcaatgaataaacACTGGACGCGTggagccaacccgaatgcactcccGAATGGCTTGCCGTGGTTCGCTTGCCCGACGGTTTGGGCGCGGTCGGTGCTGGATTAACTAGCCTTCGTTAGTTTCCGTTTCCAGGAGGtgtcggcaacatggccgaccaccatACTGCGGTGATGCCAACGATgtatcaacgccaaaatattgctatttccgctcaactcggcggtcaaattagcacgcagtcgtgcaggcggagtccgaattatatagaaggcgtaccttaaggtgtccgaaatttcggtcgtacttATACGTTTAATTTATTGGCCAGTGATGGGTACCATGCCTCAAAGTAGTCTGAATAAttgagcttgtttgaattgctggtgtcgaaataatcggtcgatgccagttgtgaatcggccagttgctgaacagaggcttcagctttacgaggaaaaacagaccgttgaaatgtacctggtgtcgtctgaagcaatgactgagcgttacgaggggcttatcaaggctggcctggctcagaatagcattgatgacattgtctggcgaggtgtttctgactgatgctagagccttgctgaaaacataacaaagtgtcagctgtcaCTGAAAAAATCATACGATGTAAAAGACAACATCCGAGCAACTTCACTAAACTTGGAATAAACTAATTACAAcacactgtgtgaacaggtttgttgtcttcatttaaattaaaggaaactcatgtatttagaggcagagcaacattgttttacagcaaggaAATAAtttctggaataacgcttgtcaGTTTTAAATGTTTGAACTAGCTTAGGATGTGTCCAGCagctggcatttattagctccaaagtgctctgaaatctgtatctggatgctccaaactgctccaaaattaagattttgctgctccaaaaattgctctgAATCTCAGTTCGTCAGCACCACTGGATGATACATGGAGAGCTGCAGTTTGTGATGTCGTGATCCATATCATCACGATGCTTGCTCCCATTGGGAAAAGCAGGCGTTCAACTCATAGTCCACTGAGCTCTGAAGATACAAGGATACATTGAGGGGCCCCTGTACTTTTCACTGCAGTGTAGAACTAAGTGTTGGTCATATACACCATAGTCCCTTGAAGAATATTTGAATTGTAGTTGCAGTAAATAATTTTGCAAGAAAATTTTAGCTAAAGGCTTTTTTCATAATTGCACAGGAAAAGTCCAAGTTGGACTGGGACAACTACAAGAAGAGTGAGGGCCTTGTAGAAGATCTGCAGAGTCACAATAGAGGCAAGGACGGGTAAGTAAAGTGCTTTCATTGGAGTTGTTGCACATCAGGCCAGGTTACTTCGCTGTCACTGGGACACAGTTACACATTTGGGCAGTAACAATATTAAACTTTTGCTGCTTAGCACAAGTTGACGGGTTCAAATCCTGCTTCCCATAGCTGGATTCCAGTAGTAGTAGAATGATAAAATGTAGGTATAGTGAGATTTAGGCACACATAAACCTCAGCTGGTCTGAAATAATCTGGAGCCTTGCTATTATGGCATCTCTCGTAGCCTAGGTGATGCTCAGGGTTCTTAAGCCCAATTAGCATCATCTAATTAGTATCAAGCATGTGTCTCACTGATTATAATTCCAGAAATTTTGTAATTCTTGAAAGGTAGAGAAGTGATAAAGAACAGCATCATTCTGGAGTTGTTTGGCATTTCAATACATGCGCATTTAGTATTCTGCTACGCAATATATTCTTAGATAGAGACTGTGCAGATGTGTTTTTTGTTTGATGTTAAGGCTGCCAAGAAAACCGTTTTTAACAGCATTGCAAAATTCATTGTGCCAGGTTGCAGTTAttgattcttttttctttttcttgtgcccTTCCTTGATTTCTAATTGAATGACTTGATCTGGTTAAGATTAATAGACTTACAGAGGCAAAAGTTGTATGATGATACTATGTCAAAATGTTTTACCCCAGTTTCATGGCACATGCACTGTGAGCCTAACGTATGGATAACGCAAGGCTGAAAAGCTCAGTTTCCACGCTACACATTGTTATGGTGGCTAGCAATGCATCGGACTCGGGTTAGTCCGAAAGGTGATCTATGAGAGCGAGAAGTTTTGTTCAAAATAACCGTTGCTCAGTTCTGGAAGCTTGAATTTGCGGTAGTTCTTCCTTATTCAAATAGTACATGTGACTCTGGCAGGACGAACTGATTAGTTCGAACTATTATTCAAATAAAATTACGTGATTTCGAATTAATGGGATTTCACTGTACGAGTGTTCTACAAATGTAATGCCTCTGAATGATTGTTCTCAATTAACTTTCGTAGCATGTATAATGGAAACCTTCTGTTGAAACTGTGTGGAATTTTTGTTGGATGTATCTCAGCATTATCAAGCATTATCAATCAAGCATTAAATATTGTCGTCAACTAATGTGATCTACATTAAGCTAGCTAGTGCATTCCTGGTTCTTATTATACTTACATGTGGCTGTTATTGCTCTatggaaaacacggggaatgcgggagatggaattTCAAGCctatgagcaacacgagaacaaggtgagagcaggagccaacgtttcgacaagtggacttgtcttcatcAAGGCGACacatgctctcctcggcacagtatacaTAGGTAAAGTTCTTCTAAAGGCGAGAGAAAGTAAGGcaggtgggtgaggtaacgagcgagagtgtgctagcggcgagggtgtagaattgaaaagaaagttaatgcactactgatagttggtggaggaatttgaggcagcgccgtgtgttagccggttgacgtgtcattgtaggttcctctttttcGTGGAAGAGGCCTGGACGATgggtagggggggagggggggggggaggtatctcctccgctggaggtcagtggactatcgtgtctgacagagagaataaaagtagcggcagaaaaatggtgctcctgaaataaaaaaattaaaaaagggggggggggggggggcaaatacataaaagaacgaaaggaatgagtgaaagcaaagggaggttggaatattattgacaatcgaataatgaaaacaaaaaaagaagaaaaaaaaacaactcaatgaaaaataactaagtgctgttgcccaTGTTTTGAAGTTTAGCAtcgcgaatagattctaaagctccctttgaaacgttcatgcctattggttgcaatgtcttgaacttatggatgaggtacgattctctagtgcacgttaaagaaccccaggtggtcaaaattaatccgaagccctccactacggcgtgcctcataatcacaactggttttggcacgtaaaaccccagaaagaagaagaaggtacgattctctatattttctgtctcgcgcagaacggaaatttgactaGTATGTAGAGTTAGAGTTCATCAAAGtgatgacctggttggttgaaatgcttggcaacggctttgggaagcttctTAGCTGTGTCCGTgcgatgtccgtttaacctgatgttcattgattgtcccgtttcgccgatatattgcttcttacagaaggaacactcaagcatataaattgcatctgagctagtgcaagtaaagctagttttcacgtCGTGTGTGTATctatttgcggtgcttttaattttaatgtcactttgaaggtgcctgcagattttgcacctggggcgagaacatgcttttattacgggggaatgatgttggctgacttttgcatgcactaacatgtctttaaagcttctgttgcggcgataggtagcccttggtacatccgggaacgcttttctcaaacgctcgttacttgataatattgggtggtattttcataggatgttgtttatgtttggaagggcattagaatattttgttataaaggctggtggtctatcagattctggtgtaggttgCTTCTTAGCTAATGCCGACTACCTCTCTAATCTTAACGCGACGTCATAAGCCCGGTCGAGAAtaatttgtggatggtttcgttccgctagcgttactttaaggtcatttaggtggtggatataatcgtttTCTTCGCTGCAGATTCTTTTTATTCGTTTTGCTTGTCCGACACAAATTCCTGGCTTGCAGTGTCGCGGGTGATCACTGGTGTAATCTAATTATCCGTAGGCTTCTATGTAAACAGTCGTGTCGAAGGAGTTGATCTGACTgggagagtggtgagcagtaaacttaatacttgcgtgaaagcggttgaaatggctaattaggtcggttagcgcgtttgtgccgtgttcTCATATTATGAATATTTTGTCAATGTAACGCAGGTAGGTGTGGGGTTTGAAAGGGTATGATTTTATCAAGTTTGCTTCAACctgtcccatgaaaatgttggcatacgtggcagcgaatggtgttcccatgcttgtgccgaaagtttgtaggtagtgaatacaatcgaattcgaaatagttgagcgtGGGAACTAACTCGAGGAGTGACAGGTAAACTTCAGGAGCGTGCGCTTGAGGATTGACTGCAAGGGACTTCAACGCCGCTTCAATTCCTTCCCTCATGTGtatgttagtgtaaagagcagaaaCATCTAAAGTTAATAGAATAGCGCGGTCGGAGAGGATTTGGTTAGCGTTAATCAagtcgataattcgaaggaagtggGGCGTATCTTGAACAAAAGATGGTAGGGTGGTTGGAATGTTTGACAGATGGTAATTTAAGAATTTAGATGACTCGGTAGGTGTGTTATTTGACACTATAGGCCTGCCTGAaatttctgctgtaaatattgCTTCTACGGGAACCTTATGTATTGTAGGAAGGTAAAAGCAGCCGGCTTCTTTGTTATTGGGCCTCATGCAGCGATATTCAGACTGGGTGATTAGTTCCTGGGACAGCAGCTGCGCTATTGTACTTTGGACAAGGTTGCTGTAAACCGAAGTTGGGTTAGAGTCGAGTTTTATGTAATGGGCCTGGTTGCTCAGTTGTTTGAAGGCCtcatttttgtacttttctatGGGCCAGATTACGATACTGCCGCCTTTGTCTGCTGGTTTTATTACAATATCGTTTCTTTCCGCGAGTTCTTTAAGAATTTTGTGTTCAGCTGGGGACAAATTTTTGCGCTTGCCGCACTGCTGCGTTGACTCTAGAATTTCCTTTTTGATTAGTTTTATGTATAGATCAAGGTCTGGGCATTGTTAGGCTTCCGGTGTCCACGTGCTAGGTGGTCTCAGAGAGTCTTTATCATGTTTTCCTATGTCGGGCCTATCGAAAAAGAATTCCTTGATGGCGCCTCAAGGAATTTGATGCCTCGAATTTCTCCATtgactatcagtagcgcattaacTTTCGTTTCAATTATACACCCTCGCcactaacacactctcgctcgttacctcacccacgcGCCTTACCTTCTCTCGCCTTTAGAAGAACcttacctatatatactgtgtcgaggagagcatatgtctccttgaaaaagacaagccaatttgtcgaaacgttggcttcccTTGTTCTCACCAAGggtctcaccttgttctcgtgttgctcatgtTAGTGCTATACAGTAAGGTACTATGATGGGACCTTAAATATATGTTCATCTTAACAGCTCACTGAATCAGCAAGAAAGGCCCTTAAACTGCTCAGCTTATCAGAGAATTTGTCTTAAGAGTTCACCCTAAATAGAGTTTACTGTGTCTCTTGTATCTCAACATGCTGTTCCATGCACAAGTTATACTGGTCATACCAATATGCAGGTACCTGGAGAAGCAAGCGTTCTTGCAGCGGGCCGATGTGCGCCAGTTTGAAATAGAAAAGAACCTGAGAACCAAGAATAGGCCATCCAACTACCTCTGAGCAAGAGTCCGAGTGttccatttcatttttttttccccttttctttatttctccatGTTTTTGAGCATCACAGTTTGTCATTGTAATGTAATAAAGACATTGTACTTCATGTATCAAGCCACCTTTTGTTTGTGTCTACAACTTTTCATTCTTTAATGGAATGTGTTGCTAGGCTTagtagttggttcatacttgcaggtTTAACAAGCGCACACCTTAATCGGGACAGTGAAGTAGACACAAACCTGGGTAAGAGTGGAGACACATTTGCGCACGAGTTAATTGAAGCTTTTTTCAGGGATGGAAGTGCTGCGCCAATTCCGCCATCTTGCGCCAAACCACCGAGCTGTGCCAACTTGTGCCAAAACACTAACTTCGAATGAAGTCATTAAATTTTGCAGGATGTTCGTGTTGCTAGCCATGTGTTGGCTAGCATTTAGCCCTAGAAGCAAAGCTAAAGCAATCCGTTGGAGTATGGGTATGTTTGGTGGTGCATTGTAACTTGGCCGCAGGAAAACGAAAATCCTTTGTGCTATACAATGCATTACGAATGTTTCATGTAATATTCAGACCAGCTACAGATGATTTGAACTGATGCTCTCTTTATAGGGCAGTCAGGAAAGAAAGCTATGCTCTCAGCTGAATGAAGAAGTCTTAAGGTCTGTCGTTATGCATTTTAGGGCTCGCTTGTATGCCCTATTGGTAAATCTACATCGATTAATGGTGAATGCCATGCGTGTAACGAAGTATATTTCGCATGTGCAACCACGTCCGGTTACCGGGATGATAGCACGGCATGCTGACAAACGAGCGGCTGCTTTCGTGAAACTTCTTGACCCGAAATATCCAATGACAACCGTAATCGTCGCTCCGGGTACTCTATATTCCGCACAACCACATCATACAAAAACTGACTTGCAGCTGCAAAATGCAAACCGCGGATGTAAAGTTCCGGTTTTAGTCTACAGTAGCGGCCAAATGGCTGTCGTAAAGGGTTGGAGAATATGTGGACAGAAATTGCGTTCACGGCAATGATGTTCACGATGCGGCTTGCGCAGACAGAGTCTGAAATTTTTAAGGTACCATTGTTTGGCATTCAAAATAACAGTCGTCGTTTTAAATTCACTTTATGGGGCAGCCCTAATAATTGAGAATGTGCAAAATAATGCTTGGCAACGCTGATCAGAAAGCCACTGAACTTCCCTTGATGCTTTTCATAAATCTCTCTTTTTAGTTTTCTTCTCTCCAAGTTATGTGGAATACTGGCAGATATGCAATGACGAACAAAGTAACTTCGCATTTATTCTGTGGTTCTATGCTATCCCAACTGAATGTCTCCAAGGATAAAAAAATAACTGAGGGCATTGCGCGAACGGCGTTCACTGTACGTTGATGGGTGTTGTTCATGGTTGTCGCAGTCAGTATTGTTCATTGTGCACGAATACGTCTAATTAGCGAACTTTATAAATTTACATAATCGACATGGTGTCAATGAAAAAGTTGAGGATGTTTCAGAATGAGCGATAACTCGATTTAAAGCAACCTAGGATTTGCACTATCCAATATCCTTATCCAATAAGTGAGGTAATTAAAGTCAGCTAATTAACCTAAATATTAGTTGCTTGTGcacagtgaaaaaaagaaaaaaaaagctcatgcCTAGCATTAAAAGCCTATCAACATACAATGGGTGCTGTTTGCAtaaatttcaaatttttttttcttggccacaTTTAGTTGGCACGTCTGGTATGTAACCCGAGGAAcgcatatgggtttcctttgttgGGTGTACGACATTTTTTTCCTTTAGTGAACTTTCCTTCACATTGTGGGCTTCCGCATAACTAATTCGCCGAAACCTAATGTTCGGCAAACTCAAATAAAGAACATCCATTCTTGATTTGTCAGTATGTCACTCATGTTGATCCTTGCACAGCATGCTCCAAAACGAACAATTCCTGCTTCAAATCTGCGCCAATGCGCCAGATTTGCTGCTCCCAGAGCTGCTGCAGAACTCCTTTGGCTGCTTCCATCACTGTTTTTTGTAtcagaaagaagaaggaatgTATCGGTGATCAGTAACATCTGTATTATTGCACAGTAATGAACAAATAATTTTAGAGAGAATGCTATAATTGGGTTTTTGTTGTATGCATTGCAAGTTGACCATGATATTCTTGGCCTCTTATGCACGGTACATTCTGCGCACCTTCCTTGTTTATATGTATGCTGTATGCTTCGAATAAACTTTTGTTGTGAATTAGTTCTTGTCTTCACAATCCAACCTAAGGTGTGCGCTTGTGAAAACCTGCAAGTACTTTTTTCTGGCTTACTAGTTTTGATACAAGGTTTTAAACGTTCTACAATTGTCTGTGTGCCTCTGTTGTATGGTACTGTTAGCGGTTACCACCAGTTCGTTCCAATGTTTGCTATTAGGAGATGTCGAACCCAATTTTACCCATATATGTTCATCGAAAATGTGTAAAAACATCTATTCATAACAGCAGTGTATATTTTCATGACCTTGGCTATCGCAATTTGCCATTCTCACTACTGCCAATAACATATTAACCTTTTGTTACCCTCATCTACTCATCACAGCAAGTATGTAGCCTTTGAGGCCTTTAAAGAAGCATCTATATTTTTCGGGGAAATTTTGTGGCACTGCACAGCCCTTAAAGACAATGCTTGTTCAGAGGGTGCTCAATAAACTCAATGGTAGCATACAAAAGTTTCATTTGTTGCTTGTAAAGTGTACTAGTGCACACAGGGTTCTTCGAATCCCTTTATAAATAGCCATGATGAGATAGAAGTGGCCAGCGAAGATGCACATGTACTACTTGATAAGAAAGGCTTGGCTGAAGCGggaaaaagtcttttttttttttttttttctattgtacAATGCGTTTCTCAACTTTCAGATTTGACTTTTTGTGAACACCACCTGATGATGAACACACTCGTGCTTTAGGCACAATATGATCGTCCGTGTGTTCTCAAAAGGGTTAATAGACATGGAAAAGTTTTTAAAAGCTACTTTGCAAAGATTTTTCAAGCTGAAGAACAGTGTTAACGTAGCTTTCTGTTCATTCTGCCAGTACTATTCTAGTTTGTTTACAAACATGTAGCTTGTCTTCAACATGCATTCTAATGTAATTGAGCACTTTTTAATTGTGCTTTAATGTATTGGACCCTGCTGTATAGTGCACAAGTGGATGATAAGAAAGGGCAAAAAGATGTTGAAATGTTCCATCTGACTGTTGCCCAATTAGCCTGCATTTGTTTGAAATCAATTGCTCATTCACTGAAGATGTTTTCCTGCATTTTCTCTGCTTTGTCTGCAGACTAATTTCTTCCTTCACACGTAACTTCACATtacaaaaattaaattctggggttttatgccagaaccacaatccgattatgaggcacaccgtaaggGGGTACTTCAgattaatttcgatcacctggggtttGCACCATGGTCATGCAAAAACATGTTCGCTTGTTTGTACGTAGGCATAACACCATTTCAGTTTTCCTGTTAGGTGCAGCAGTAGTGGGAAATAGACTTCAGTTTTGACTCTACCCTATGGAACTGCTTGCCACGAGCTAGCAGTTTACAAATGTGTATACTTTTCATGACACAGTTTTACATTATTGTAGTACATGCAAAATAGTGATTGTAATATATTTGTCTATCTCGTACTCTGCCGATTACTTTCGGGAATACTTTTGCACGGTGTCTAGTTGAAGTGATGGCTTATCCAGTGAATGCGCACCGAAAGTGATCGACCGAGAATCGGGGCCTCTCTGCGTGCATGGACAAGCATTGTAGTATGTCGCATTAACACGCCAGTGGTTGCGAATGCCAGTTATTTACTAATGAAGCCCTAGCCCAAGTGCGTATTGTTTGTGCCACGTAAAGGGCAAGATAGAGCACCGAATACTGGCAATTAACAGAAACAATTGGGCAGTAACAAGTAATTTTACTAGGCACAACTTTGTGCGTGTAAAAAGTTATCCACCACTTGTGACTTCTCGGCTGACAGACTCTCAGAAAagcgataaaagaaaaaaagtaaagcacacAAAGGCACACACGCAGTTTCAGTCTCGAACTTGGCCAAACGTCTCTCGGGCCCATTGCCGGCGTCTCTTGCTTCGTGCCGGAGGACTGCACAAGCATTCCCCTAAGGTGCACGGGCAAATGCGCAACCTACTTCACCTTGATGAACTTATGCTCCAGGTCGTAGATTCCAACGGCCTGCTTCCCTTGTTCGTCGTAGTCGGCCCACTCCCTGCTCTCGAACTTCACTTCGTCAAAAATGGTTCCACTTTCAGCAGCTGTAGCGGTGAATCCATCCCTGGCGTCGAAAGCGACCGGCTCCACGCCGCGGCATTCGAAGACGATAACTGTGACAAACTGCGACGAGCTCTCAGCATCGTACGCCTGTATCTTCTCGTTGAGGACATCCATACTATTCTCTCGGCTGCACAACTTGCATTTCAGAACTAAATTGGCATCGCCGCGACTACCTTTCATAGGAGATCGGTTGGCGGCCTCAACAGTTTGCCAGGCGCTGGTTTGTTCGCCACAATTCATGCATTTCAGTCGGAGGTGCCACACGCAGTCAGGGCATGGCTTGAAGTTTGCAACGTTCTCCAAGTTAGCTCGAAGCTGTAGTGCGATCTTGACCATTTTTTGCTGGGCGAAAAATATGTCTGTAGAAAATCTGGTGCTAAATGCCTGGCCTGATTGGACCCTGCTGACACAAGCCCACGACCTACTGTACTACTCAGCTGACCTGACCAGCGAGCAGAACACCAGCGCGCCTGTTCTAGCTCATATCTCTGCCACTACGAGTCTTATGGCGGTACTAGTTACCCCATTTGCGCCGCActtttgctgtcgtctgctcgcgccaaGCCGCGACGTTTGCGTAGGTATGCACTTTATACGACTAAGAAAATGATCAAAAGTACGTTTATTAAACAAAATCAACAATAATGCCGCACTGCTTCGTGACTTTGTGTAAATCACGGCAAGGTAAGACGCCTTACATTGAGTTCCCCCTTTCCGCACCTTGGTGAAAAAATGGATCAAGGCGTGCAGTTTCTAGAAAAGGTGAGGCTGCCCTAGTGTTACTTGGTGTGCCGAAAATGCAGCTGCATGCCTTAAATTGTTCTACGTAGGTGTTCTGTGATTAAAGAGATGTGCCCGCACATTTATTGCCACTTAGTGGCATTTCCCGAATACCTTCGCTACCGGTAtcaaatttgcattgcgagcatgcgaggcaagggttgcacgaaatatttttgcaacaaaGGCCAGAATATGATTTAAAGACTGGTAAGATCTACTGCTTTCAATACTTCTATTCATTGTGCGCTAGGTGCCGCACCAAAAGCGAGCCGCATGTAATCAGCAAAAAGGAAGTGAAAGGAGGTGCAAGCACATACGTTATACAGTCGAATTTTATGCAGTGAATAAATGGTCCTCGGTCGTATACAGTACGCGCGTCGCAAAGCCTGTCACAGAACGACAAGTCATGAATTGGTACAAACAGATGCACCACTAATATCTTCAATAAGAGTTCAGAAGGTTGCGAAGTTGATGGTGCCCAGACTTGCACACTGGGACTTTGAATTT
The DNA window shown above is from Dermacentor silvarum isolate Dsil-2018 chromosome 1, BIME_Dsil_1.4, whole genome shotgun sequence and carries:
- the LOC119433819 gene encoding CXXC motif containing zinc binding protein isoform X1, with protein sequence MVKIALQLRANLENVANFKPCPDCVWHLRLKCMNCGEQTSAWQTVEAANRSPMKGSRGDANLVLKCKLCSRENSMDVLNEKIQAYDAESSSQFVTVIVFECRGVEPVAFDARDGFTATAAESGTIFDEVKFESREWADYDEQGKQAVGIYDLEHKFIKVK
- the LOC119433819 gene encoding CXXC motif containing zinc binding protein isoform X2, with the protein product MVKIALQLRANLDNVAHFKPCPDCVWHLRLKCMNCGEQTSAWQTVEAANRSPMKGSRGDANLVLKCKLCSRENSMDVLNEKIQAYDAESSSQFVTVIVFECRGVEPVAFDARDGFTATAAESGTIFDEVKFESREWADYDEQGKQAVGIYDLEHKFIKVK